The Strigops habroptila isolate Jane chromosome 8, bStrHab1.2.pri, whole genome shotgun sequence genome includes a window with the following:
- the TNK2 gene encoding activated CDC42 kinase 1 isoform X4 encodes MGERCDYQRLSSAEEEEEMLGPLPHSLSDSTGQQALRPGSRRPARSPRQDIAPGMPCRRRLSCSMQAEEGTDWLLELLTELQLQQYFLRIRDELNVTRLSHFEYVKNEDLEKIGMGRPGQRRLWEAVKRRKAMCKRKSWMSKVFSGKRPESELPPQPQSTFRKPPTPPPPEAGGQHSLTCLVRERDLSIFEKLGDGSFGVVRRGEWCTPTGKTLDVAVKCLKTDVLSQPEALDDFIREVNAMHSLDHRNLIRLYGVVLSHPMKMVTELAPLGSLLDRLRKNQGHFLISTLCQYAIQVAKGMAYLESKRFIHRDLAARNILLASNELVKIGDFGLMRALPKNDDHYVMQEHRKVPFAWCAPESLKTRTFSHASDTWMFGVTLWEMFTYGQEPWIGLNGSQILHKIDKEGERLPRPEDCPQDIYNVMLQCWAHKPEDRPTFVALRDFLVEAQPTDMRALQDFEEPDKLHIQMNDIITVIEGRAENYWWRGQNKRTLKVGQFPRNTVTSVAGLSAHDISQPLKNSFIHTGHGDTNPQHCWGFPDKIDELYLGNPMDPPDVLGVDLSAARPTQLPGRAKRQPPPRPPQPTVLLTKPCYDPVSEEEEGLPGGLRKLCLKKPGPGKGLRPVKPSARVPGTKVGERQPGRLTSEGPAGSEVTLIDFGEEVPQGSPSPVGELTAPSLAKLAMEAFSLLDKTPPQSPTRALPRPLHPTPVVDWDARPLPPPPAYDDVAQDEDDFEVCSITSPPSRRGKTNYGFVDEGERGPALEDNLFLPPKEMKQPSMTQTTELFEELQQECMKRLNVPLGPAAPTDDKPQIPPRIPIPPRPVRRNEPGRWSGELSPASGGEEDRPPQIPPRDPLSQPTSRTPSPMALQVGSPQQRAALCSCLSTSPGKPMPTTQSFALDPKYATPKVIQAQGKDCSKGPCILPIVKDGQKVSSTHYYLLPERPAYLDKYEKFFKEAKSPEEVQASRLVTTATVRPMVQQPPPDCKVNFSSNNSNPGPKCLVKASCSLQKIIYDGPDGCRPADKIRLVQDTVHGVTTEECQAALQNHGWSVQRAIQYLKVEQLFCLGLKSRVECHRVLEMFDWNLAQASSHLLDPYSTTRQKR; translated from the exons ATGGGCGAGAGATGCGACTACCAGCGCCTGAGCAGcgccgaggaggaggaggagatgctcggccccctgccccacagcctctCGGACAGCACTGGGCAGCAGGCCCTGCGGCCAGGCAGCAGGCGCCCCGCACGGTCCCCGCGGCAGGACATCGCCCCGGGCATGCCGTGCCGGCGG AGGCTGAGCTGTAGCATGCAGGCGGAGGAGGGCACGGactggctgctggagctgctcactgagctgcagctgcagcagtacTTCCTGCGCATCCGGGACGAGCTCAACGTCACGCGCCTCTCCCACTTCGAGTACGTCAAAAATGAGGATCTGGAGAAGATCGGCATGGGACGCCCCG GCCAGCGGCGGCTGTGGGAGGCAGTGAAGCGGAGGAAAGCCATGTGCAAGCGGAAATCCTGGATGAGCAAG GTGTTCAGCGGGAAGCGCCCCGAGTCGGAGCTGCCGCCCCAGCCCCAGAGCACCTTCCGCAAGCCCCCCACGCCACCACCCCCTGAAGCTGGGGGCCAGCACTCCCTCACCTGCCTTGTACGGGAGCGGGACCTCTCCATCTTTGAGAAGCTGGGCGACGGCTCCTTTGGCGTCGTGCGTCGCGGCGAGTGGTGCACGCCCACCGGCAAGACG CTGGATGTGGCAGTGAAGTGCCTCAAGACGGATGTGCTGAGCCAGCCGGAGGCACTGGATGACTTTATCCGGGAGGTGAACGCCATGCACTCTCTGGACCACAGGAACCTTATCCGTCTCTATGGTGTGGTGCTCTCCCACCCAATGAAGATG GTGACAGAGCTGGCCCCGCTGGGTTCCCTTCTGGACCGCCTGCGGAAGAACCAGGGCCATTTCCTCATCTCCACCCTCTGCCAGTATGCCATTCAGGTGGCCAAGGGCATGGCCTACCTGGAGTCCAAGCGCTTCATCCACCGTGACCTGGCTGCCCGCAACATCCTGCTGGCCTCCAACGAGCTGGTTAAGATCGGGGACTTTGGGCTGATGCGGGCCCTGCCCAAAAATGATGACCACTACGTGATGCAGGAGCATCGCAAGGTCCCCTTTGCCTG GTGTGCTCCTGAGAGCCTGAAGACACGCACCTTCTCCCATGCCAGCGACACCTGGATGTTTGGGGTGACCCTCTGGGAGATGTTCACCTATGGGCAGGAGCCTTGGATTGGCCTCAACGGCAGCCAG ATCCTGCACAAGATAGACAAAGAGGGTGAGCGGCTGCCGCGGCCCGAGGACTGTCCCCAGGACATCTACAATGtcatgctgcagtgctgggcacacAAGCCTGAGGACCGACCTACCTTCGTGGCCCTGCGGGACTTTTTGGTGGAG GCCCAGCCCACCGACATGAGAGCACTGCAGGACTTTGAGGAGCCCGACAAGCTGCACATCCAGATGAACGACATCATCACAGTCATCGAGGGCAG GGCCGAGAATTACTGGTGGCGGGGTCAGAATAAGCGGACCCTAAAAGTGGGCCAGTTCCCCCGAAACACGGTGACCTCGGTGGCAGGGCTGTCGGCGCATGACATCAGCCAGCCGCTTAAAAACAGCTTCATCCACACGGGCCATGGAGACACCAACCCGCAGCACTGCTGGGGGTTTCCCGATAAAATTGATGA GCTGTACTTGGGAAATCCCATGGACCCTCCTGACGTTTTAGGTGTGGACCTGAGTGCTGCCAGACCCACCCAGCTTCCAGGCAGGGCTAAAA GGCAGCCGCCTCCGCGCCCACCTCAGCCTACCGTCCTGCTCACCA AGCCCTGCTACGACCCAgtcagtgaggaggaggagggtctGCCAGGGGGTCTCCGGAAGCTCTGCCTTAAGAAGCCAGGCCCAGGCAAGGGTCTGCGACCAGTCAAGCCATCGGCACGGGTACCGGGCACCAAAGTTGGCGAGCGGCAACCCGGCCGGCTGACCAGTGAGGGGCCGGCAGGCAGTGAGGTGACACTCATTGATTTTGGAGAGGAGGTGCCCCAAGGTAGCCCCTCGCCAGTGGGGGAGCTGACAGCCCCGTCGTTGGCCAAGCTGGCCATGGAGGCCTTCTCCTTGCTGGACAAGACCCCACCACAAAGCCCCACGCGGGCTCTACCCCGGCCCCTCCACCCTACACCAGTGGTGGACTGGGACGCCCGCCCCTTGCCCCCACCGCCTGCCTATGACGACGTGGCGCAGGATGAGGACGACTTCGAGGTCTGCTCCATCACCAGCCCTCCGAGCCGGCGGGGCAAGACCAACTATGGCTTTGTGGATGAGGGTGAGCGGGGACCAGCGCTGGAGGATAACCTCTTCCTGCCCCCCAAGGAGATGAAGCAGCCCAGCATGACGCAGACCACAGAGCTCtttgaggagctgcagcaggagtgcATGAAGAGGCTTAATGTCCCCCTGGGACCAGCTGCCCCCACAGACGACAAGCCCCAAATCCCTCCCCGTATCCCTATCCCGCCACGGCCCGTACGCCGTAATGAGCCTGGGCGCTGGTCGGGGGAGCTTTCACCAGCGTCGGGGGGCGAGGAGGACCGGCCGCCCCAGATCCCCCCCCGGGACCCGCTGTCACAGCCCACCTCCCGGACACCCAGCCCCATGGCTCTGCAGGTGGGGTCCCCCCAGCAACGTGCCgctctctgctcctgcctctccacCTCGCCAGGGAAGCCCATGCCCACCACACAGAGCTTTGCCCTGGACCCCAAGTATGCCACCCCCAAGGTCATCCAGGCGCAGGGCAAGGACTGCTCCAAGGGACCCTGCATCCTGCCCATCGTGAAGGATGGGCAGAAGGTCAGCAGCACCCACTACTACCTGTTGCCCGAGCGCCCTGCATACCTGGACAAGTATGAGAAGTTTTTCAAGGAGGCCAAAAGCCCCGAGGAGGTGCAGGCGTCCCGCCTGGTCACCACAGCCACCGTCCGTCCCATGGTGCAGCAGCCGCCACCAGACTGCAAGGTCAACTTCTCCTCCAACAACAGCAACCCTGGGCCCAAGTGCCTGGTGAAAGcctcctgcagcctccagaAGATCATCTATGATGGGCCGGATGGCTGCCGCCCTGCCGACAAGATCCGGCTC GTGCAGGACACAGTGCACGGCGTGACCACCGAGGAGTGCCAGGCCGCCCTGCAGAACCATGGCTGGAGCGTCCAACGGGCCATCCAGTACCTGAAG GTGGAGCAGCTTTTCTGCCTGGGGCTGAAGTCCCGCGTTGAGTGCCACCGGGTGCTGGAGATGTTCGACTGGAACCTGGCCCAGGCCAGCTCCCACCTCCTTGATCCTTACAGCACCACCCGCCAGAA GCGGTGA
- the TNK2 gene encoding activated CDC42 kinase 1 isoform X2, whose protein sequence is MLPAHPHPPLPACLHRIPGGGLHRARVGGEGGCERGTGAGVDATTFPLGCWSGDSRRAIGLRSREEDRGTRLGSGNFLPCDPEPGSSPRHPRPGAGVSAEPPARRRAAAAAAAPAMGERCDYQRLSSAEEEEEMLGPLPHSLSDSTGQQALRPGSRRPARSPRQDIAPGMPCRRRLSCSMQAEEGTDWLLELLTELQLQQYFLRIRDELNVTRLSHFEYVKNEDLEKIGMGRPGQRRLWEAVKRRKAMCKRKSWMSKVFSGKRPESELPPQPQSTFRKPPTPPPPEAGGQHSLTCLVRERDLSIFEKLGDGSFGVVRRGEWCTPTGKTLDVAVKCLKTDVLSQPEALDDFIREVNAMHSLDHRNLIRLYGVVLSHPMKMVTELAPLGSLLDRLRKNQGHFLISTLCQYAIQVAKGMAYLESKRFIHRDLAARNILLASNELVKIGDFGLMRALPKNDDHYVMQEHRKVPFAWCAPESLKTRTFSHASDTWMFGVTLWEMFTYGQEPWIGLNGSQILHKIDKEGERLPRPEDCPQDIYNVMLQCWAHKPEDRPTFVALRDFLVEAQPTDMRALQDFEEPDKLHIQMNDIITVIEGRAENYWWRGQNKRTLKVGQFPRNTVTSVAGLSAHDISQPLKNSFIHTGHGDTNPQHCWGFPDKIDELYLGNPMDPPDVLGVDLSAARPTQLPGRAKKPCYDPVSEEEEGLPGGLRKLCLKKPGPGKGLRPVKPSARVPGTKVGERQPGRLTSEGPAGSEVTLIDFGEEVPQGSPSPVGELTAPSLAKLAMEAFSLLDKTPPQSPTRALPRPLHPTPVVDWDARPLPPPPAYDDVAQDEDDFEVCSITSPPSRRGKTNYGFVDEGERGPALEDNLFLPPKEMKQPSMTQTTELFEELQQECMKRLNVPLGPAAPTDDKPQIPPRIPIPPRPVRRNEPGRWSGELSPASGGEEDRPPQIPPRDPLSQPTSRTPSPMALQVGSPQQRAALCSCLSTSPGKPMPTTQSFALDPKYATPKVIQAQGKDCSKGPCILPIVKDGQKVSSTHYYLLPERPAYLDKYEKFFKEAKSPEEVQASRLVTTATVRPMVQQPPPDCKVNFSSNNSNPGPKCLVKASCSLQKIIYDGPDGCRPADKIRLVQDTVHGVTTEECQAALQNHGWSVQRAIQYLKVEQLFCLGLKSRVECHRVLEMFDWNLAQASSHLLDPYSTTRQKR, encoded by the exons ATGCTCCCCgctcatcctcatcctcctcttcccgCCTGCCTGCACCGCATCCCCGGTGGCGGGCTGCACCGTGCCCGGGTGGGGGGAGAAGGTGGCTGCGAGCGCGGCACTGGGGCTGGCGTCGATGCCACCACCTTTCCGCTCGGGTGCTGGAGTGGGGACAGCAGGCGGGCAATTGGGCTTCGGAGCCGGGAGGAAGATCGCGGTACCAGGCTGGGATCGGG CAACTTTCTGCCATGTGATCCCGAGCCCGGCTCCAGCCCTCGCCACCCCCGGCCAGGCGCGGGTGTCTCCGCAGAGCCCCCTGCTCGCCGCcgcgccgcagccgccgccgccgccccagCCATGGGCGAGAGATGCGACTACCAGCGCCTGAGCAGcgccgaggaggaggaggagatgctcggccccctgccccacagcctctCGGACAGCACTGGGCAGCAGGCCCTGCGGCCAGGCAGCAGGCGCCCCGCACGGTCCCCGCGGCAGGACATCGCCCCGGGCATGCCGTGCCGGCGG AGGCTGAGCTGTAGCATGCAGGCGGAGGAGGGCACGGactggctgctggagctgctcactgagctgcagctgcagcagtacTTCCTGCGCATCCGGGACGAGCTCAACGTCACGCGCCTCTCCCACTTCGAGTACGTCAAAAATGAGGATCTGGAGAAGATCGGCATGGGACGCCCCG GCCAGCGGCGGCTGTGGGAGGCAGTGAAGCGGAGGAAAGCCATGTGCAAGCGGAAATCCTGGATGAGCAAG GTGTTCAGCGGGAAGCGCCCCGAGTCGGAGCTGCCGCCCCAGCCCCAGAGCACCTTCCGCAAGCCCCCCACGCCACCACCCCCTGAAGCTGGGGGCCAGCACTCCCTCACCTGCCTTGTACGGGAGCGGGACCTCTCCATCTTTGAGAAGCTGGGCGACGGCTCCTTTGGCGTCGTGCGTCGCGGCGAGTGGTGCACGCCCACCGGCAAGACG CTGGATGTGGCAGTGAAGTGCCTCAAGACGGATGTGCTGAGCCAGCCGGAGGCACTGGATGACTTTATCCGGGAGGTGAACGCCATGCACTCTCTGGACCACAGGAACCTTATCCGTCTCTATGGTGTGGTGCTCTCCCACCCAATGAAGATG GTGACAGAGCTGGCCCCGCTGGGTTCCCTTCTGGACCGCCTGCGGAAGAACCAGGGCCATTTCCTCATCTCCACCCTCTGCCAGTATGCCATTCAGGTGGCCAAGGGCATGGCCTACCTGGAGTCCAAGCGCTTCATCCACCGTGACCTGGCTGCCCGCAACATCCTGCTGGCCTCCAACGAGCTGGTTAAGATCGGGGACTTTGGGCTGATGCGGGCCCTGCCCAAAAATGATGACCACTACGTGATGCAGGAGCATCGCAAGGTCCCCTTTGCCTG GTGTGCTCCTGAGAGCCTGAAGACACGCACCTTCTCCCATGCCAGCGACACCTGGATGTTTGGGGTGACCCTCTGGGAGATGTTCACCTATGGGCAGGAGCCTTGGATTGGCCTCAACGGCAGCCAG ATCCTGCACAAGATAGACAAAGAGGGTGAGCGGCTGCCGCGGCCCGAGGACTGTCCCCAGGACATCTACAATGtcatgctgcagtgctgggcacacAAGCCTGAGGACCGACCTACCTTCGTGGCCCTGCGGGACTTTTTGGTGGAG GCCCAGCCCACCGACATGAGAGCACTGCAGGACTTTGAGGAGCCCGACAAGCTGCACATCCAGATGAACGACATCATCACAGTCATCGAGGGCAG GGCCGAGAATTACTGGTGGCGGGGTCAGAATAAGCGGACCCTAAAAGTGGGCCAGTTCCCCCGAAACACGGTGACCTCGGTGGCAGGGCTGTCGGCGCATGACATCAGCCAGCCGCTTAAAAACAGCTTCATCCACACGGGCCATGGAGACACCAACCCGCAGCACTGCTGGGGGTTTCCCGATAAAATTGATGA GCTGTACTTGGGAAATCCCATGGACCCTCCTGACGTTTTAGGTGTGGACCTGAGTGCTGCCAGACCCACCCAGCTTCCAGGCAGGGCTAAAA AGCCCTGCTACGACCCAgtcagtgaggaggaggagggtctGCCAGGGGGTCTCCGGAAGCTCTGCCTTAAGAAGCCAGGCCCAGGCAAGGGTCTGCGACCAGTCAAGCCATCGGCACGGGTACCGGGCACCAAAGTTGGCGAGCGGCAACCCGGCCGGCTGACCAGTGAGGGGCCGGCAGGCAGTGAGGTGACACTCATTGATTTTGGAGAGGAGGTGCCCCAAGGTAGCCCCTCGCCAGTGGGGGAGCTGACAGCCCCGTCGTTGGCCAAGCTGGCCATGGAGGCCTTCTCCTTGCTGGACAAGACCCCACCACAAAGCCCCACGCGGGCTCTACCCCGGCCCCTCCACCCTACACCAGTGGTGGACTGGGACGCCCGCCCCTTGCCCCCACCGCCTGCCTATGACGACGTGGCGCAGGATGAGGACGACTTCGAGGTCTGCTCCATCACCAGCCCTCCGAGCCGGCGGGGCAAGACCAACTATGGCTTTGTGGATGAGGGTGAGCGGGGACCAGCGCTGGAGGATAACCTCTTCCTGCCCCCCAAGGAGATGAAGCAGCCCAGCATGACGCAGACCACAGAGCTCtttgaggagctgcagcaggagtgcATGAAGAGGCTTAATGTCCCCCTGGGACCAGCTGCCCCCACAGACGACAAGCCCCAAATCCCTCCCCGTATCCCTATCCCGCCACGGCCCGTACGCCGTAATGAGCCTGGGCGCTGGTCGGGGGAGCTTTCACCAGCGTCGGGGGGCGAGGAGGACCGGCCGCCCCAGATCCCCCCCCGGGACCCGCTGTCACAGCCCACCTCCCGGACACCCAGCCCCATGGCTCTGCAGGTGGGGTCCCCCCAGCAACGTGCCgctctctgctcctgcctctccacCTCGCCAGGGAAGCCCATGCCCACCACACAGAGCTTTGCCCTGGACCCCAAGTATGCCACCCCCAAGGTCATCCAGGCGCAGGGCAAGGACTGCTCCAAGGGACCCTGCATCCTGCCCATCGTGAAGGATGGGCAGAAGGTCAGCAGCACCCACTACTACCTGTTGCCCGAGCGCCCTGCATACCTGGACAAGTATGAGAAGTTTTTCAAGGAGGCCAAAAGCCCCGAGGAGGTGCAGGCGTCCCGCCTGGTCACCACAGCCACCGTCCGTCCCATGGTGCAGCAGCCGCCACCAGACTGCAAGGTCAACTTCTCCTCCAACAACAGCAACCCTGGGCCCAAGTGCCTGGTGAAAGcctcctgcagcctccagaAGATCATCTATGATGGGCCGGATGGCTGCCGCCCTGCCGACAAGATCCGGCTC GTGCAGGACACAGTGCACGGCGTGACCACCGAGGAGTGCCAGGCCGCCCTGCAGAACCATGGCTGGAGCGTCCAACGGGCCATCCAGTACCTGAAG GTGGAGCAGCTTTTCTGCCTGGGGCTGAAGTCCCGCGTTGAGTGCCACCGGGTGCTGGAGATGTTCGACTGGAACCTGGCCCAGGCCAGCTCCCACCTCCTTGATCCTTACAGCACCACCCGCCAGAA GCGGTGA
- the TNK2 gene encoding activated CDC42 kinase 1 isoform X6, whose amino-acid sequence MQAEEGTDWLLELLTELQLQQYFLRIRDELNVTRLSHFEYVKNEDLEKIGMGRPGQRRLWEAVKRRKAMCKRKSWMSKVFSGKRPESELPPQPQSTFRKPPTPPPPEAGGQHSLTCLVRERDLSIFEKLGDGSFGVVRRGEWCTPTGKTLDVAVKCLKTDVLSQPEALDDFIREVNAMHSLDHRNLIRLYGVVLSHPMKMVTELAPLGSLLDRLRKNQGHFLISTLCQYAIQVAKGMAYLESKRFIHRDLAARNILLASNELVKIGDFGLMRALPKNDDHYVMQEHRKVPFAWCAPESLKTRTFSHASDTWMFGVTLWEMFTYGQEPWIGLNGSQILHKIDKEGERLPRPEDCPQDIYNVMLQCWAHKPEDRPTFVALRDFLVEAQPTDMRALQDFEEPDKLHIQMNDIITVIEGRAENYWWRGQNKRTLKVGQFPRNTVTSVAGLSAHDISQPLKNSFIHTGHGDTNPQHCWGFPDKIDELYLGNPMDPPDVLGVDLSAARPTQLPGRAKRQPPPRPPQPTVLLTKPCYDPVSEEEEGLPGGLRKLCLKKPGPGKGLRPVKPSARVPGTKVGERQPGRLTSEGPAGSEVTLIDFGEEVPQGSPSPVGELTAPSLAKLAMEAFSLLDKTPPQSPTRALPRPLHPTPVVDWDARPLPPPPAYDDVAQDEDDFEVCSITSPPSRRGKTNYGFVDEGERGPALEDNLFLPPKEMKQPSMTQTTELFEELQQECMKRLNVPLGPAAPTDDKPQIPPRIPIPPRPVRRNEPGRWSGELSPASGGEEDRPPQIPPRDPLSQPTSRTPSPMALQVGSPQQRAALCSCLSTSPGKPMPTTQSFALDPKYATPKVIQAQGKDCSKGPCILPIVKDGQKVSSTHYYLLPERPAYLDKYEKFFKEAKSPEEVQASRLVTTATVRPMVQQPPPDCKVNFSSNNSNPGPKCLVKASCSLQKIIYDGPDGCRPADKIRLVQDTVHGVTTEECQAALQNHGWSVQRAIQYLKVEQLFCLGLKSRVECHRVLEMFDWNLAQASSHLLDPYSTTRQKR is encoded by the exons ATGCAGGCGGAGGAGGGCACGGactggctgctggagctgctcactgagctgcagctgcagcagtacTTCCTGCGCATCCGGGACGAGCTCAACGTCACGCGCCTCTCCCACTTCGAGTACGTCAAAAATGAGGATCTGGAGAAGATCGGCATGGGACGCCCCG GCCAGCGGCGGCTGTGGGAGGCAGTGAAGCGGAGGAAAGCCATGTGCAAGCGGAAATCCTGGATGAGCAAG GTGTTCAGCGGGAAGCGCCCCGAGTCGGAGCTGCCGCCCCAGCCCCAGAGCACCTTCCGCAAGCCCCCCACGCCACCACCCCCTGAAGCTGGGGGCCAGCACTCCCTCACCTGCCTTGTACGGGAGCGGGACCTCTCCATCTTTGAGAAGCTGGGCGACGGCTCCTTTGGCGTCGTGCGTCGCGGCGAGTGGTGCACGCCCACCGGCAAGACG CTGGATGTGGCAGTGAAGTGCCTCAAGACGGATGTGCTGAGCCAGCCGGAGGCACTGGATGACTTTATCCGGGAGGTGAACGCCATGCACTCTCTGGACCACAGGAACCTTATCCGTCTCTATGGTGTGGTGCTCTCCCACCCAATGAAGATG GTGACAGAGCTGGCCCCGCTGGGTTCCCTTCTGGACCGCCTGCGGAAGAACCAGGGCCATTTCCTCATCTCCACCCTCTGCCAGTATGCCATTCAGGTGGCCAAGGGCATGGCCTACCTGGAGTCCAAGCGCTTCATCCACCGTGACCTGGCTGCCCGCAACATCCTGCTGGCCTCCAACGAGCTGGTTAAGATCGGGGACTTTGGGCTGATGCGGGCCCTGCCCAAAAATGATGACCACTACGTGATGCAGGAGCATCGCAAGGTCCCCTTTGCCTG GTGTGCTCCTGAGAGCCTGAAGACACGCACCTTCTCCCATGCCAGCGACACCTGGATGTTTGGGGTGACCCTCTGGGAGATGTTCACCTATGGGCAGGAGCCTTGGATTGGCCTCAACGGCAGCCAG ATCCTGCACAAGATAGACAAAGAGGGTGAGCGGCTGCCGCGGCCCGAGGACTGTCCCCAGGACATCTACAATGtcatgctgcagtgctgggcacacAAGCCTGAGGACCGACCTACCTTCGTGGCCCTGCGGGACTTTTTGGTGGAG GCCCAGCCCACCGACATGAGAGCACTGCAGGACTTTGAGGAGCCCGACAAGCTGCACATCCAGATGAACGACATCATCACAGTCATCGAGGGCAG GGCCGAGAATTACTGGTGGCGGGGTCAGAATAAGCGGACCCTAAAAGTGGGCCAGTTCCCCCGAAACACGGTGACCTCGGTGGCAGGGCTGTCGGCGCATGACATCAGCCAGCCGCTTAAAAACAGCTTCATCCACACGGGCCATGGAGACACCAACCCGCAGCACTGCTGGGGGTTTCCCGATAAAATTGATGA GCTGTACTTGGGAAATCCCATGGACCCTCCTGACGTTTTAGGTGTGGACCTGAGTGCTGCCAGACCCACCCAGCTTCCAGGCAGGGCTAAAA GGCAGCCGCCTCCGCGCCCACCTCAGCCTACCGTCCTGCTCACCA AGCCCTGCTACGACCCAgtcagtgaggaggaggagggtctGCCAGGGGGTCTCCGGAAGCTCTGCCTTAAGAAGCCAGGCCCAGGCAAGGGTCTGCGACCAGTCAAGCCATCGGCACGGGTACCGGGCACCAAAGTTGGCGAGCGGCAACCCGGCCGGCTGACCAGTGAGGGGCCGGCAGGCAGTGAGGTGACACTCATTGATTTTGGAGAGGAGGTGCCCCAAGGTAGCCCCTCGCCAGTGGGGGAGCTGACAGCCCCGTCGTTGGCCAAGCTGGCCATGGAGGCCTTCTCCTTGCTGGACAAGACCCCACCACAAAGCCCCACGCGGGCTCTACCCCGGCCCCTCCACCCTACACCAGTGGTGGACTGGGACGCCCGCCCCTTGCCCCCACCGCCTGCCTATGACGACGTGGCGCAGGATGAGGACGACTTCGAGGTCTGCTCCATCACCAGCCCTCCGAGCCGGCGGGGCAAGACCAACTATGGCTTTGTGGATGAGGGTGAGCGGGGACCAGCGCTGGAGGATAACCTCTTCCTGCCCCCCAAGGAGATGAAGCAGCCCAGCATGACGCAGACCACAGAGCTCtttgaggagctgcagcaggagtgcATGAAGAGGCTTAATGTCCCCCTGGGACCAGCTGCCCCCACAGACGACAAGCCCCAAATCCCTCCCCGTATCCCTATCCCGCCACGGCCCGTACGCCGTAATGAGCCTGGGCGCTGGTCGGGGGAGCTTTCACCAGCGTCGGGGGGCGAGGAGGACCGGCCGCCCCAGATCCCCCCCCGGGACCCGCTGTCACAGCCCACCTCCCGGACACCCAGCCCCATGGCTCTGCAGGTGGGGTCCCCCCAGCAACGTGCCgctctctgctcctgcctctccacCTCGCCAGGGAAGCCCATGCCCACCACACAGAGCTTTGCCCTGGACCCCAAGTATGCCACCCCCAAGGTCATCCAGGCGCAGGGCAAGGACTGCTCCAAGGGACCCTGCATCCTGCCCATCGTGAAGGATGGGCAGAAGGTCAGCAGCACCCACTACTACCTGTTGCCCGAGCGCCCTGCATACCTGGACAAGTATGAGAAGTTTTTCAAGGAGGCCAAAAGCCCCGAGGAGGTGCAGGCGTCCCGCCTGGTCACCACAGCCACCGTCCGTCCCATGGTGCAGCAGCCGCCACCAGACTGCAAGGTCAACTTCTCCTCCAACAACAGCAACCCTGGGCCCAAGTGCCTGGTGAAAGcctcctgcagcctccagaAGATCATCTATGATGGGCCGGATGGCTGCCGCCCTGCCGACAAGATCCGGCTC GTGCAGGACACAGTGCACGGCGTGACCACCGAGGAGTGCCAGGCCGCCCTGCAGAACCATGGCTGGAGCGTCCAACGGGCCATCCAGTACCTGAAG GTGGAGCAGCTTTTCTGCCTGGGGCTGAAGTCCCGCGTTGAGTGCCACCGGGTGCTGGAGATGTTCGACTGGAACCTGGCCCAGGCCAGCTCCCACCTCCTTGATCCTTACAGCACCACCCGCCAGAA GCGGTGA